The Vicinamibacteria bacterium genome includes a window with the following:
- the queG gene encoding tRNA epoxyqueuosine(34) reductase QueG, with protein sequence MDPFALALHAKSLAREKGFDLVGIARADAPPELAFFAEWIARGHAGEMSYLTSQVARRQDLRAAFPWARSLIAVGLQYDTPYPYSTEVPSDRGWIARYAWGDDYHDVMKTMLEGLVEALRQEAGSFTARTYVDTGPVVERAYAAAAGLAAWGKNTCLLHPEHGSWFFLGEVVTDLDLPADAPRPDLCGSCTACLEACPTGALPAPYVLDARRCISYLTIEVKGALPEERRADLGRHVFGCDICQDVCPWNRKRRQRGGPAFAPRAGLAAPDLGDLASLDDPAFRERFRRSPVKRARRRGLLRNVAVALGNSGDSSRKPILETLAKDEDPLVREHALWALRRLGAC encoded by the coding sequence CCTGAGCTGGCCTTCTTCGCGGAATGGATCGCCCGCGGCCACGCCGGGGAGATGAGCTACCTCACGTCCCAGGTCGCACGTCGCCAGGACCTGCGGGCGGCCTTTCCTTGGGCTCGTTCGCTGATCGCGGTGGGCCTGCAGTACGACACCCCCTATCCGTACTCCACGGAGGTTCCGAGCGACCGGGGATGGATCGCTCGCTACGCCTGGGGAGACGACTACCACGACGTGATGAAGACGATGCTGGAGGGGCTGGTGGAGGCCCTCCGTCAGGAGGCCGGCTCCTTCACCGCCCGCACTTATGTGGACACGGGACCAGTGGTGGAGCGCGCCTACGCGGCGGCCGCGGGGCTGGCGGCCTGGGGGAAGAATACCTGCCTGCTGCACCCCGAGCACGGTTCGTGGTTCTTTCTGGGGGAGGTGGTGACAGACCTCGATCTGCCTGCGGACGCTCCCCGGCCCGACCTCTGCGGGAGCTGCACCGCGTGCCTCGAGGCCTGCCCCACCGGCGCCTTGCCCGCGCCCTATGTCCTCGACGCCCGGCGCTGTATCAGCTACCTCACGATTGAGGTGAAGGGTGCCTTGCCCGAGGAACGGCGCGCCGACCTGGGCCGCCACGTCTTCGGTTGCGACATCTGCCAGGACGTCTGCCCTTGGAATCGGAAGCGGCGCCAGCGTGGCGGTCCCGCCTTCGCGCCGAGGGCCGGCCTGGCGGCTCCGGATCTGGGTGACCTCGCCTCGCTCGACGATCCGGCCTTCCGCGAGCGCTTTCGCCGGAGCCCGGTGAAGAGGGCCCGGCGCCGCGGCCTTCTGCGCAACGTGGCCGTCGCCCTGGGCAACTCGGGTGACTCCTCCCGAAAACCCATCTTGGAGACGCTGGCGAAGGACGAGGACCCTCTCGTCCGCGAGCACGCGCTCTGGGCTCTGCGCCGGCTGGGGGCGTGCTAG
- a CDS encoding VTT domain-containing protein gives MDRIWEFVGEVFRRLYNVPELIRLGGMGGLILVVFCETGLMVGFFLPGDSLLVTAGLFAARGDLDIIYLNLALMAAAVIGDATGYLIGYRLGKALYRRPDSLLFRREHLLKTQRFYERHGGKTIIIARFMPIVRTFAPVVAGAGEMTYRRFAAYNVVGGVAWVASMTLTGYYLARAVPDLEKHIHVVVAVVIFLSLLPGIIAWLRERLQPKPSAGPASPADKSHL, from the coding sequence TTGGACCGGATCTGGGAATTCGTCGGAGAGGTCTTCCGCCGGCTCTATAACGTTCCCGAGCTCATCCGCCTGGGCGGGATGGGGGGCCTCATCCTCGTCGTCTTCTGCGAGACCGGCCTCATGGTCGGGTTCTTCCTTCCCGGCGACTCCCTGCTCGTGACGGCGGGGCTGTTCGCGGCGCGCGGCGACCTCGACATCATCTACCTCAACCTGGCCCTCATGGCCGCGGCCGTCATCGGGGACGCTACCGGCTACTTGATCGGCTACCGCCTGGGTAAAGCCCTCTACCGCCGGCCCGACTCGTTGCTGTTCCGCCGCGAGCACCTGCTGAAAACCCAACGCTTCTATGAGCGCCACGGGGGCAAGACCATCATCATCGCCCGCTTCATGCCCATCGTCCGTACCTTCGCGCCCGTGGTGGCGGGAGCGGGGGAGATGACCTACCGCCGGTTCGCGGCCTACAACGTGGTGGGGGGTGTGGCCTGGGTGGCGAGCATGACCCTAACCGGCTACTACCTGGCCCGGGCCGTACCCGACCTGGAGAAGCACATCCATGTCGTGGTGGCGGTCGTGATCTTCCTTTCGTTGCTGCCCGGGATCATCGCCTGGCTGCGGGAGCGGCTGCAGCCCAAACCCTCCGCGGGGCCGGCCAGCCCCGCCGACAAGAGCCATCTCTAG